Sequence from the Angustibacter luteus genome:
CGTCGGGCCGAGGTCGAGGACCGGGCCACCTCGGGCGATCGCCTTCAGGTAGGCCGGCTTGGTGCCGGTGTAGCCCCCCTGCCAGGCGGCCGGCAGCTTGTCGTCGAAGACCTCCTCGCGGCGGGGGGCGTAGACCCACAGGATCGGCGTGCCCGTGGCGCGCACGTCCTTGCCGAGCTGCTCCGCGCGGTCCCCGAACGTCGTCGGCAGCCGCAGCTTGGCCGGCTTGCCGAGCAGGAAGCCGTCCTGGTCACCGACGTAGACGTTGTTCACGACCGGCTGCCGCAGCACGCCCTTGGACAGCGAGGCGTGCGCCTCGAGCCAGCGCTGCCGACCGGGCACGTGATCGTCCAGCCAGGCCTCCGTGGTCCGCATCCAGCTGCCGTCGCGGACCGAGTCGACCGTCGCCGGCTCGTACGACTGCAGGGAGCGGCCGTCGAGCGTCGAGCGGGCCGGCGGGTCGAGGGCGACGGCGCCGAACCCGAGGGCCGTCACGAAGAGCACCAGGGCGAGTCCTGGCGCAGCAGCCAGCCAGAGGCGGCGGCCGTGGCGGGTCGGGCGGGTCATGGAAGAGCTCCTCAGAACCGGAAGTAGATGAACGGCGAGTAGGTCGTCGCCACGACGAAGGCCGTCGCGATGAGCAGCAGCACGCAGCCGGCGGCGGTCAGCGCGAGGGTGAGCAGCGGCGCCGGCTCGCGCACCAGCACCTCGTCGGGTTCGAGTTCGTCGAGCTGGACGTCGATCGGCTCGGACCCGGCGGCCGTGGTCGTCAGCGCCGGAGCCTCCTCCACCGCGACCACCGTGGACGTGCCACCGGTCGGAGCCGACGGCAGGCCCTGGTGCACCGGCTCGACGGCAGCGGGCGACGTCGCCGGGTCGGCCGGGGAGGCGGGCACCGGGGTCCGGCGTCCGACCCCGCTCGGCGCCTCCCAGCGGCCCGCCATGACGAGCTCGGCCTTGTCCATGAGGGGCCGGAAGATGCCCGCCGCCAGGACCACCGCGACGATCACGATCACCCAGGTGCTCTGCAGGTCGAGCGTGGTCTGCGAGTCCCAGGCCGGGAGGCCGCCGCCGGTCAGCATGGTCCGGTAGTACTCCCCGGCCTGGCCGACCGAGGTGCTGCGGAACAGCACCCAGCCCAGCACCGCGACCAGCACGCCGTACAGGTGCTGCAACGGGATGGGCAGCCGCTCGACGGCGCGGCCCAGGAACGAGCGCTCCAGACCGATCAGCACCCCGTAGTAGAGGCCCCAGAGGATGAACGTCCACGCCGCCCCGTGCCACAGGCCGGTCAGGCCCCACACGATCAGCAGGTTGCGCCACAGCACGAGAGGCCGCACTCGCGAGCCACCGAGGGGGATGTACACGTAGTCCCGGAACCAGGAACCGAGCGAGATGTGCCAGCGCTGCCAGAACTCGCGGGCCGACTTGCTCACGTACGGGTAGCGGAAGTTCTCGTGGAACCGGACCCCCATCATCGCGGCCAGGCCGATGGCGATGTCGGAGTAGGCGGAGAAGTCCAGGTAGATCTGCAGGCTGTAGAGGACGACGGCCAGCCAGGCCGCGCCGAACGAGCGCGGCTCGCCGGTGGCGAACATGCCGTCGATGATGACAGCGAGCGAGTCCGCCAGGACCGCCTTCTTCGCCAGGCCGCCGGCCACCCGGAGCGCGCCGTAGCCGAACAGGCCCGGGTCGAACCGCGGCGCCGCCAGCTGCGGTCCGATGTCGTGCCAGCGCACGATCGGGCCGGCTACCAGGTGCGGGTACATGGTCAGGAAGCCGGAGAACGACAGCAGACCCGGCGCGCCGTCGTCCCGGCGCCGGTGGATGTCGATCAGGTAGCCGATCGCCATGAACGTGTAGAACGAGACCCCGATCGGCAACGGCAGGTGGGTGCGATCAGCGAGCGCATCCAACCCGAACACGTTGAGCGCGAAGTCCAGGTACTTGAACACCGCGATCGGCACCAGCACCACAGCTATGCCGACGACCAGCAACGCGGTGCGCCGCTGGTCCTCGCGGTGGCGCACCAGCAGCCGCCCCCACTGGTAGGTGAAGAGGCCCGTGACCAGGATCAGGACGACCAGCACCGGCTCGCCCCACGCGTAGAACACCGCGCTCGCCACGAGCAGGGGCGCAACCCGCCAGCGCGGCGGCGCGGCATAGAAGAGCAGCATCGCAGCGGGCAGGAAGAGGAACAGGAAGATGGTGCTGGTGAAGACCATGAAGTGATTTCTTGTCGCGGCAGGCAGGCCTGGGGAGTATACCGGCGACACGTCGCTGCCCGGACCGCGAGCGCGCGCGGCACAGCGGCCGTCCACCCAGAAGAACCGCAGGTCAGAGTAGGTGTGAGCACCCGTGACGGACCGTGTCGGGACCGCGTCGGACCGCGTACCGCGAGCCCCCCGCCGCCGGTAGGTTGAGCCCATGGGCCGCACTCCTGAGGAGCCGACGTCCGGGATCGACGCGGTGCTGCTGGCGCAGCCGCCCGCGTTCGCCGAGGACGCCGCCGCCGCGATGGCACGCCAGGCGTTCGGCATCGAGACGGCGGGTGCGCGGAACTTGGGCAGCGAGCGGGACCAGACGTTCATGCTGCTCGACGCCGCGGGCGAGGGACTGGCCATCCTGAAGGTGTCCAACCCCGCCGAGGACCCGGCGACGCTGGACATGGAGGCGCTGGTCGCGTTCCACGCCGTCCGCGCCGACCCCGGCCTGGCGGTGGCTCAGCCGCGCCGCGTCCCGACGGCCGACCCGGCCGCGGACGCACCCGGGTACCGGGCTCGGTGGGAGCACGCCGGCGACACCCACTGGCTGCGCGCCTACGACCTGCTCCCCGGGCGCGCCCGCCTCGACCCGCTCACCCTGCCGGACCCGGCCCTCATTGCCTGGGGTGAGACGACTGCTCGACTCGGGCT
This genomic interval carries:
- a CDS encoding MBOAT family O-acyltransferase; its protein translation is MVFTSTIFLFLFLPAAMLLFYAAPPRWRVAPLLVASAVFYAWGEPVLVVLILVTGLFTYQWGRLLVRHREDQRRTALLVVGIAVVLVPIAVFKYLDFALNVFGLDALADRTHLPLPIGVSFYTFMAIGYLIDIHRRRDDGAPGLLSFSGFLTMYPHLVAGPIVRWHDIGPQLAAPRFDPGLFGYGALRVAGGLAKKAVLADSLAVIIDGMFATGEPRSFGAAWLAVVLYSLQIYLDFSAYSDIAIGLAAMMGVRFHENFRYPYVSKSAREFWQRWHISLGSWFRDYVYIPLGGSRVRPLVLWRNLLIVWGLTGLWHGAAWTFILWGLYYGVLIGLERSFLGRAVERLPIPLQHLYGVLVAVLGWVLFRSTSVGQAGEYYRTMLTGGGLPAWDSQTTLDLQSTWVIVIVAVVLAAGIFRPLMDKAELVMAGRWEAPSGVGRRTPVPASPADPATSPAAVEPVHQGLPSAPTGGTSTVVAVEEAPALTTTAAGSEPIDVQLDELEPDEVLVREPAPLLTLALTAAGCVLLLIATAFVVATTYSPFIYFRF